A section of the Centroberyx gerrardi isolate f3 chromosome 8, fCenGer3.hap1.cur.20231027, whole genome shotgun sequence genome encodes:
- the man1b1b gene encoding mannosidase, alpha, class 1B, member 1b, producing MHPPSRKDFVSVTFAEQGSGNYNNGKQWRRQSCWRKWKQLSRLQRSLILFTLVLLLICGIASYPTVTEHLGGLTGRDQEPDRGGDADLRPVIPHVLAEPVKQDPPPLPEVPSQKRLPHKRGPPILQNRLQKKENVSNTLVEEDKAPEGKKEVEDEGLISWRGAVIDADQATEDTKDEENKEDQNTKSPVVSEANRLEAVQKAFRHAWKGYKDFAWGHDELRPISKSYGEWFGLGLTLIDALDTMWILGLKEEFEEAKAWVATELSFNKNVDVNLFESTIRILGGLLSTYHLTGDTLFLDKAKDVGSRLMPAFNTPSKIPYSDVNIGKGTAHPPRWTSDSTVAEVTSIQLEFRELSHLTQDPQYQAAVGEVMKQVHKLEGKLDGLVPMFINTNNGQFTHQGIYTLGARADSYYEYLLKQWIQGGKKENEFLEDYLQAVEGVKKNLLQKSSPNGLIFVGELSHGQFSPKMDHLVCFLPGTLALGAHNGLPDDHMDLAKQLMETCYQMYGQMETGLSPEIVHFNMHQGSTRDVDVKLADRHNLLRPETVESLFYLYRFTKDTKYQDWGWEILQNFNKYTKVSSGGYTSINNVRDPEYPSPRDKMESFFLGETLKYFYLLFSNDTSLISLDQYVFNTEAHPLPIWPATE from the exons ATGCACCCCCCATCTAGAAAGGACTTTGTATCTGTAACCTTCGCGGAACAGGGAAGTGGCAATTACAACAACGGCAAGCAGTGGCGGAGGCAGTCTTGCTGGAGG AAATGGAAGCAGCTGTCCAGGTTGCAGCGCAGCCTCATCCTCTTCACCCTGGTCCTCCTGTTGATTTGTGGAATTGCTTCCTATCCCACTGTTACCGAACACCTCGGAG GCCTTACAGGCAGAGACCAGGAGCCAGACAGGGGAGGTGACGCTGACCTGAGGCCTGTCATTCCTCATGTGCTAGCCGAGCCTGTGAAACAGGACCCACCACCACTGCCAGAAGTACCATCTCAG AAGAGATTACCCCACAAGCGAGGACCGCCCATCCTGCAGAATCGTCtgcagaagaaagaaaatgtttcgAACACgctggtggaggaggacaaGGCACCTGAGGGCAAGAAAGAAGTGGAAGACGAGGGACTGATCAG CTGGCGTGGGGCAGTGATTGACGCTGACCAAGCCACTGAAGATACCAAGGATGAGGAGAACAAGGAGGACCAAAACACCAAATCACCTGTGGTGTCGg AAGCCAACCGACTAGAGGCGGTACAGAAAGCTTTCAGACATGCGTGGAAGGGCTATAAAGACTTTGCCTGGGGCCACGACGAGCTCAGGCCCATCTCCAAGTCCTATGGAGAGTGGTTCGGCTTGGGCCTGACGCTCATCGATGCCCTGGATACCATGTGGATCCTCGGACTGAAAGAAG AGTTTGAGGAAGCGAAGGCATGGGTGGCCACAGAGCTCTCCTTCAACAAGAACGTGGACGTCAATTTGTTTGAAAGCACCATCCGCATCCTGGGAGGCCTGCTGAGCACTTACCATCTGACTGGAGACACTCTGTTCCTGGACAAGGCT AAAGACGTAGGCTCCAGATTAATGCCGGCCTTCAACACGCCGTCCAAGATCCCCTACTCTGACGTGAACATCGGGAAGGGGACGGCTCACCCTCCCCGCTGGACCTCCGACAGCACCGTGGCCGAGGTCACCAGCATCCAGCTGGAGTTCAGAGAGCTCAGCCACCTCACCCAGGACCCACAGTATCAg GCTGCTGTGGGCGAGGTGATGAAGCAGGTCCACAAGCTGGAGGGCAAGCTGGACGGCCTGGTGCCCATGTTCATCAACACCAACAACGGACAGTTCACCCACCAGGGGATCTACACGCTGGGAGCCAGGGCCGACAGCTACTACGAATACCTGCTGAAGCAGTGGATCCAGGGAGGCAAGAAGGAGAATGA GTTCTTGGAGGACTACCTGCAGGCGGTGGAAGGGGTGAAGAAGAATCTGTTGCAGAAGTCCTCACCTAATGGTCTCATCTTCGTCGGAGAGCTCTCCCATGGACAGTTCAGCCCTAAAATG GACCACCTAGTGTGTTTCCTGCCGGGGACGCTGGCCCTCGGCGCCCACAACGGCCTTCCTGATGATCACATGGATCTGGCCAAGCAGCTGATGGAGACCTGCTACCAGATGTACGGCCAGATGGAGACGGGCCTCAGCCCAGAGATCGTCCACTTCAACATGCACCAGGGCAGCACCCGAGACGTCGACGTCAAG CTTGCAGACAGACACAACCTCCTACGGCCAGAGACTGTGGAGAGCCTCTTCTACCTGTACAGGTTCACTAAGGACACAAAGTACCAGGACTGGGGCTGGGAGATTCTGCAGAACTTCAACAAGTACACTAAG GTTTCCTCCGGTGGCTACACCTCCATCAATAACGTCCGCGACCCAGAATACCCGAGCCCCAGAGACAAGATGGAGAGCTTCTTCCTGGGCGAGACCCTGAAATATTTCTACCTGCTTTTCTCCAATGATACCAGCCTCATCAGCCTAGACCAGTATGTCTTCAACACTGAGGCCCATCCTCTTCCCATATGGCCTGCCACCGAAtga